GCCAAGTTCAGGAACTTCCCTTCTCGGCAATTCAGTTCTATGCCACTGCCCCCTATCAGTGTAGCTATCTTCCTGATCAGATGGCACGCTCTCAGGTGGCGGCACCCGGACACATGATTCACGCCGGGACATTCTCCGAACTGGTAGATAAAGGCTTTCGACGCAGCGGCCTGTTCACCTACCGTCCCCATTGCGATCAATGCAAAGCTTGCTTGCCCATCCGGATCGACTGCGAGCGGTTCGTGCCTACACGCAGCCAGAGACGCGCCTGGAAGTCCCACGGTTCACTTGAGTCCAGAGTGATGGAACTGGCCTGGTCTCCAGAACACTATGACCTCTACTGGCGCTACCAGCAAACGCGCCATCCTGGTGGCGGCATGGATGAAGACAGCCGCTCCCAGTACAGCCAGTTTCTGCTGGCCAGTCGAGTCAATTCCCGACTGATTGAGTTTCGGGACCCGGACCGTGTGCTGCGCATGGTGTCCATCATCGACATCCTTGACCAGGGGCTTTCGTCCGTCTACACATTCTATGACCCAGAGAGCAGTGGAAGCCTCGGAACATATGG
This sequence is a window from Orrella marina. Protein-coding genes within it:
- a CDS encoding arginyltransferase, whose product is MSQVQELPFSAIQFYATAPYQCSYLPDQMARSQVAAPGHMIHAGTFSELVDKGFRRSGLFTYRPHCDQCKACLPIRIDCERFVPTRSQRRAWKSHGSLESRVMELAWSPEHYDLYWRYQQTRHPGGGMDEDSRSQYSQFLLASRVNSRLIEFRDPDRVLRMVSIIDILDQGLSSVYTFYDPESSGSLGTYGIIWQVEQCRKLGLPWLYLGYWIAQSRKMAYKSRFRPAQYFVNGNWEEFPEQSNL